A single window of Anopheles moucheti chromosome 2, idAnoMoucSN_F20_07, whole genome shotgun sequence DNA harbors:
- the LOC128310600 gene encoding uncharacterized protein LOC128310600: MWRLSTLLLVVHCLAAVHLLGFKFVNPWPLCPANDKRLLSLFNLLCNTTQTTTVTTRDACYGCFFRAGSLAAGPTQLAAISQCASLYLINTSYAVCATNLAGIVTGLRPVTVSPTGAPTADCYTGHCEFVQCIRRINGNMLINQCILQTLINRDLNVEAQRVGFYVNTTSCILAKARCDPYNPITGQLQQPLNVPAGTTGRTGSNTLQISPTGDIRIISFPRNVAVGDAFCSSRTLLDQSTFGNSIC, translated from the exons ATGTGGCGGTTATCAACATTACTGTTAGTTGTGCACTGTCTAGCGGCGGTTCATCTCCTCGGGTTTAAATTTGTTAACCCGTGGCCTCTGTGTCCCGCAAACGACAAACGGTTGCTTTCCTTGTTTAACCTACTGTGCAATACGACGCAAACCACTACGGTCACCACGCGGGACGCGTGTTACGGATGCTTCTTCAGGGCGGGATCTCTTGCCGCCGGACCAACACAATTGGCAGCGATCAGCCAGTGTGCTTCTCTGTATCTCATCAATACGAGCTATGCTGTTTGTGCAACCAACCTAGCA GGTATTGTGACCGGATTGCGCCCGGTAACCGTGTCACCAACCGGTGCACCTACAGCAGATTGCTACACGGGACACTGCGAGTTCGTACAATGTATCAGACGGATCAATGGAAACATGCTTATCAACCAGTGTATTTTACAAACGCTGATTAATCGCGATCTGAATGTGGAAGCACAGCGCGTAGGTTTTTATGTCAACACTACTTCGTGCATACTGGCTAAAGCTCGATGTGATCCTTACAACCCAATTACGGGACAGCTACAGCAACCACTAAATGTTCCAGCTGGAACAACTGGCAGAACGGGATCCAATACCTTACAAATATCTCCAACTGGTGATATACGAATCATATCATTTCCTAGGAATGTTGCTGTTGGCGATGCCTTCTGCTCATCACGAACACTGCTGGATCAGTCAACATTTGGCAATTCCATTTGTTAG
- the LOC128309880 gene encoding uncharacterized protein LOC128309880, which yields MDKLNPFGALQRSIEALKTIDCSAKEKLIHFGQISETIINVRPGTSAANSPNYYGHISSAVTVLIMFCEESDSSVRMGAEENLSRIVRHCESTGNIIRIQRDLYHEIKKNGNERSLRTVLSIFAHYCGTIRQRKARTYAQNLLPCIYAIFKRREPSLLECLCSFTEVFCKNLEGYLTDGEVLKMTELFLEDIGSDCVTKRRCAAKNTLSFIQGSRNPDFYANNAFNRCIEQLLKCGQPQQQSNTVLGVMGCFRAILPIVLRNCSVEKAIETYDLCLHFLREGTHTIINATLEVLLAILVNVQPAVRKVLLSKQCEHRRMLLKRKTLKNSIFKLNPSDSLLSSRKSSTDARSDQLLRPGSLPLTSTPTKFSLPVDDRSLASASDIELDSLKSMDLDAESRTAPPALQLECSGTLDTTSGARSTTVPPPAPDSVSLRSQKSTDSIGSFINTLLTSSNAAESVTKFFRKSIDKPFPDDGEEDRLSMESMASSYMSSNAETIRAELDVTLEIDLDNEPVTVVPTASIPTPTPSRDTLEVPLNTSTVVDETTESVKELFIGTIHDQNLLDFTARLICSRFLLAGTRHMLVADSIVRVSVKSLSMQIMAACVRMKPELLCLPLEKDAFREEFAVVEILNLEDAINELSQEASPCDDKPDGARAVTPLQEEPASELLEMKEDHFGECTSATYFEYFSPMSLSLDQGLKSKLKSIEENFSIDNNEKLSRDLDAILSQSEPGPGAASLTGASRKRELLVVPKMIATIKNEHRIGGRTGNVEVQDEKTTITAMAVSNHKEPEDEEQQQLLADVLLFYDSPDPTLRGTVQLIVGNLLRAAIDHNGSYRNFLRTKIPNVTTQSFLCEHKLLEVVVQGLSDEIHTVANQALSSVELFFNVYFNSLCVGTSGVSLTENRTTTSNIPFQSCKGNIFADDSLILNSVSESSRYMQTLLERVFLLSHNKYWLVQCRLLDIIVRLDFDCIKAHGQLGEQMREKVSDLLLIGLGDSDQRVRNHAAERLLQFLQSTPWVNTVRQKPMYQKQSVVGDFIDEFIFGTFSSPFGPRTNGKIDANSPKPDMPTVSRLMYRISNLLLKIGDKYLQSGIIHFLRIFLENYDIFDFINLWNEYNVISVLLNLLLGMNGTVLDLAVHGELLWICSQMIVAILSSSPSNATMDNEAMNKFIIHLLKLLNIYHHVYTNTTPLVINRAQKADIFMNTKELQQVNCFGYFGNDHAYMKFYQQVRCSMESYRISINDESGQKLFDCLRASLAALWALLEMKSLSAMTNGLKFVEEVLRYLQTFLTLEPDHCVRCTRYLLRFIFDVNYVNRSTEVSFFRKVSLSEDPIEVVASEELFARYYDFCKAKSKPLTPEIGGFVKLFEPLVITCLKMFTKMRPTVQANILQMLCQLLDFNINYQLLDANNVFVESIFKHIESIERGTVDDSDELMRQVVRFLFQLSGLVREKPLVTVPKIINLCDNLLANHVIRRTAIASVQALSHEIFLLRPSRNSIAPKPVEAAECNTQKEVVLNMLMKFPDELDAYRIIPMIMYSERLHDVDGTHAANCESDVLTALLQVLGDGKLTIKCDTDYYIVLRLFECLSLNQLLESKVVLRLVDIFYTTITNDSWKTLQKITCAEMIVRQVFQQTEEIYLLNHVGLYLRKAKVNTDEEATHEDGNVADRLTEDDVHSAAQSLVGKMVHYLRECLTILDDINLTYNANPEDIRFTCDSIQRYICALSNMTRFAEVSRALAEQIPLELIHWCRLPVAVARALSEMLIKHGFDLELMLSLIRNDEYNVRNDRLVTTLIEVLLEYKPNESKWARKEVCALLSTETSLLSVHFHPLLLCHITDEEFSKEIVKMIMITLEGKLTPIQCSLLEKASLTTLPLMCNRLTDLLDAVNIVTSRNAALILDHKLSALVQLGAAGLKDSAVLTVLPESDFHYLYSRFGTERRRKFPKLFKTLSQLKQYYEGTSVDECTASVLPSIDTMTLKDVTIDEVWFLQQVSYHCTETSYTKPRHIAKMLLEIKSESKLINLLSSGSLNVRLLRDIISVAFESMFHAFRTDCVQYNPHLNYLKVHPMLKVALIVLMRRMNETKHKPQEAAATTYCAESVICFLEYLKKLEHLCLFYIEGKFVDRFIKEQLLKSNFFETLLTFGRVCAESLEQEPLENVTRIELYLKCIGTIVHQRYLWNELNQNDRYLDAVDYYIKVLYKLIERSLLDDQLLGRRQLPLVFQDFQTNQSCAMDVYLKAIVLAEFVSDSTRMAIHLSMGTNMISLVASIAIPLLKLDRFYPYALTPYELYECYDSLDALENGHPKLPTVPIEHLYDVELLEMFLKRANVFGFSSRQQFEELFMSLMVLLNRSEDPIFVSLLEQREIKNMCLQAVMSLLLSCYRYPRIGFGEGKFHHTTRNPKVKCETIGLKKLHNVQLSIPLNNVFYQPNLERNLLITAIDDQYALDDSCVGTLRFDQNQLSLDYFWEIIERASDQSGCNAPTLESLVVCNKRYFVEKINIDTTSSLQLIYDVLKQLIEDDPALVLPHLVSFCEIVENREQIFWLNQLLLKLQERVPMEDTISQQHIIYLLCRMAALLIPTMSDLTHLCTIIPTYLKSTQLYIRNATLQGLICLLECLIKTNTSIGTMNDELLLLRNVIVSYIVKHGIIEESSGAFSDLHNKLVWTLNFYLIEHTSRFVSDCNLLSNSIISANNILKRTTNLEIYLCILNGLERLIITDRVSRALHEKIEKLAIDLVKIDNEMFSLSALKLLVTCIYRSCNEQLESTERCNGIVQDEPDIIVQQIDKIEILFAKIRTTTPQGAKVFGDVLCQLIRDLLPPNEILTKVFKELMLNQPNPDIIAGVTYQLFRSAIDASYLALLQEWLLCSLPNFLSFPQVNKSVWCLTVIFLSASLNQHLIKLLPEVLSLPSYQQLNEREINNFIISAKDFYSRLDQNGSQKTKFKEIFRQHDSFIFQCLVQCL from the exons ATGGATAAGTTAAATCCATTTGGGGCGCTTCAGCGTTCAATCGAAGCTTTGAAAACAATAGATTGCAGCGCGAAAGAAAAGTTAATCCATTTCGGACAGATAAGCGAAACAATCATCAATGTTCGTCCCGGAACATCCGCGGCTAACTCGCCCAATTACTATGGGCACATCAGTAGTGCTGTTACGGTGTTAATCATGTTTTGTGAAGAATCCGACTCCAGTGTTCGTATGGGTGCCGAAGAAAATTTGTCCCGCATTGTGCGACATTGCGAATCTACGGGAAACATTATCCGCATACAGCGGGATCTTTATCACGAAATCAAAAAGAACGGAAATGAACGTTCGTTGCGCACTGTATTGTCCATTTTCGCACATTATTGCGGAACAATCCGTCAACGGAAGGCACGCACCTACGCCCAGAACCTGCTACCCTGTATCTATGCCATTTTCAAACGCCGCGAACCATCGTTGCTGGAATGCTTGTGCAGCTTTACTGAGGTGTTTTGCAAGAATCTAGAAGGGTACCTCACGGATGGGGAAGTTTTAAAGATGACGGAATTGTTCCTGGAGGATATCGGATCCGACTGTGTCACCAAACGTCGCTGTGCGGCAAAAAATACGCTCTCTTTCATACAGGGTTCCCGTAATCCCGATTTCTATGCTAACAATGCGTTCAATCGTTGCATCGAGCAGTTGTTGAAATGTGGCCAACCGCAACAACAATCGAACACGGTTCTTGGCGTGATGGGCTGCTTTCGGGCGATTCTGCCGATCGTGCTAAGAAACTGTAGCGTGGAAAAAGCGATCGAAACGTACGACCTCTGTTTGCATTTCCTTCGTGAAGGAACACACACCATCATAAACGCTACACTCGAAGTGCTGCTCGCAATATTAGTCAACGTCCAGCCAGCGGTTCGTAAGGTTCTGCTGTCGAAACAATGTGAACATAGGCGTATGCTGCTGAAACGTAAAACGCTGAAGAACAGCATCTTCAAACTAAATCCCAGCGACAGCCTGCTATCATCGCGAAAGTCCAGTACCGATGCACGATCAGATCAACTGTTGCGTCCAGGTTCCTTACCTCTCACATCAACACCGACCAAATTTTCGCTACCCGTAGACGATCGGTCCTTGGCGTCTGCATCGGACATTGAGCTCGATTCGTTGAAAAGCATGGATCTCGATGCTGAAAGCCGAACTGCACCTCCTGCCCTGCAACTGGAATGTTCTGGTACATTGGACACAACAAGCGGTGCTAGGAGCACGACTGTACCACCACCTGCACCTGACTCAGTGTCTCTGAGAAGTCAGAAATCCACCGACTCTATCGGCTCTTTTATAAACACACTGCTCACAAGCTCGAATGCTGCCGAATCAGTAACGAAATTTTTCAGAAAGTCGATCGATAAACCTTTTCCAGACGACGGAGAGGAAGACCGCTTGTCGATGGAATCGATGGCCAGCAGCTACATGTCGTCCAATGCAGAAACGATCCGAGCGGAGTTGGACGTAACATTGGAAATAGATCTGGATAACGAACCAGTCACTGTCGTCCCTACTGCTTCAATTCCAACTCCAACACCTTCACGGGACACGCTTGAAGTGCCGCTAAACACATCGACGGTAGTCGACGAGACTACGGAAAGTGTGAAAGAACTATTTATTGGTACCATACATGATCAGAACTTGTTGGATTTCACTGCGCGGTTGATATGCTCCAGATTCTTACTAGCTGGTACTAGACACATGCTGGTAGCCGATTCCATAGTACGCGTATCCGTAAAGAGTTTGTCGATGCAAATTATGGCTGCGTGTGTGAGGATGAAACCGGAGCTACTTTGTCTACCCCTCGAGAAGGATGCATTCCGAGAAGAGTTTGCTGTGGTGGAAATTTTGAACCTCGAGGATGCGATAAATGAACTCTCGCAAGAAGCGTCACCATGTGACGATAAACCGGATGGTGCTAGAGCTGTCACACCATTGCAGGAGGAGCCGGCCTCCGAGTTGCTAGAAATGAAGGAAGATCATTTCGGAGAATGCACCAGTGCAACGTACTTTGAGTATTTTTCGCCGATGTCGCTCAGCCTGGATCAGGGTTTAAAATCAAAACTAAAGTCGATTGAAGAAAATTTCTCTATcgataataatgaaaaattaagTCGCGATTTGGACGCCATCCTCTCGCAGTCGGAACCGGGACCCGGAGCTGCGAGCCTTACTGGTGCGTCACGCAAAAGAGAATTGTTAGTGGTACCCAAGATGATAGCGACCATCAAGAACGAACATCGAATTGGCGGACGAACCGGTAACGTTGAGGTACAGGATGAAAAAACCACAATCACAGCGATGGCAGTTTCAAACCATAAGGAACCCGAAGACgaggaacaacaacaattacTTGCCGACGTATTGCTGTTTTACGACAGCCCTGATCCAACGTTGCGTGGAACCGTACAGTTGATAGTGGGTAATTTGTTAAGAGCTGCCATCGACCACAATGGAAGCTACCGTAACTTTTTGCGTACAAAGATACCAAACGTAACCACACAATCGTTTCTATGTGAGCACAAGCTTCTTGAGGTCGTTGTGCAG GGACTCTCGGATGAAATTCACACCGTTGCAAATCAAGCACTTTCCTCGGTGGAACTTTTCTTTAACGTTTACTTCAACAGCCTTTGCGTTGGCACAAGTGGCGTAAGCTTGACCGAAAATCGTACCACAACTTCAAACATTCCGTTTCAATCGTGCAAAGGGAACATTTTTGCAGACGATTCTCTTATATTAAATTCGGTTTCAGAATCATCTCGCTACATGCAAACTCTTCTCGAACGAGTTTTTCTTCTATCGCACAACAAATACTGGCTAGTACAGTGTAGGCTACTGGACATAATTGTTCGGCTAGATTTTGATTGCATCAAAGCACACGGACAGCTAGGCGAGCAGATGCGAGAAAAAGTAAGCGATCTTCTTTTGATCGGTTTGGGCGATAGTGATCAACGTGTGCGGAATCATGCTGCCGAACGGTTGTTACAATTTCTTCAGAGCACCCCGTGGGTTAATACTGTTCGACAGAAACCAATGTACCAAAAGCAATCTGTTGTTGGTGATTTTATagatgaatttatttttggtaCATTCTCTTCACCATTCGGTCCTCGAACTAATGGAAAGATTGATGCAAATTCACCAAAGCCAGACATGCCTACTGTGAGCCGTTTGATGTATAGAATAAGCAATTTGTTGCTAAAAATTGGCGACAAATATCTACAG TCTGGAATAATTCACTTTTTACGCATATTCCTGGAAAATTATGATATTTTCGATTTCATCAACTTGTGGAATGAATACAACGTGATTAGCGTGCTTCTGAATTTGCTGTTGGGAATGAATGGTACCGTGCTTGATCTTGCTGTACACGGCGAATTACTGTGGATATGCTCGCAGATGATTGTTG CTATATTGTCGAGCAGCCCTTCAAATGCTACAATGGATAATGAAGCGATGAATAAATTCATCATCCACCTGCTGAAGCTACTCAACATTTATCATCACGTGTACACAAACACTACGCCGCTGGTAATAAATCGGGCCCAGAAAGCGGACATTTTTATGAACACCAAAGAACTGCAACAAGTAAACTGCTTCGGATATTTTGGTAACGATCATGCGTACATGAAGTTCTATCAACAAGTTCGCTGTTCCATGGAGAGCTACCGCATATCGATCAATGACGAATCGGGTCAAAAGCTGTTCGACTGTTTACGAGCATCGTTGGCTGCACTGTGGGCGTTGTTAGAGATGAAATCTCTATCCGCCATGACGAACGGACTAAAGTTTGTGGAAGAAGTGTTACGCTATTTGCAAACATTCCTCACGCTCGAACCGGACCATTGTGTACGGTGCACCAGATATCTGTTGCGGTTCATTTTCGATGTCAACTACGTCAACCGCTCCACAGAAGTATCGTTCTTTCGGAAAGTGTCACTGTCGGAAGATCCGATAGAGGTAGTAGCGTCGGAAGAATTGTTCGCGAGATATTACGACTTTTGCAAAGCGAAATCCAAACCTCTTACACCGGAAATCGGCGGGTTCGTCAAGCTCTTCGAGCCGTTAGTTATAACGTGTTTGAAAATGTTCACCAAAATGCGCCCAACTGTGCAGGCGAACATTTTGCAGATGCTGTGTCAACTCCTAGACTTCAACATAAATTATCAGTTGCTGGACGCTAACAACGTATTTGTGGAATCCATTTTCAAGCATATCGAATCCATCGAACGCGGTACTGTGGACGATTCCGACGAGCTGATGCGTCAAGTTGTGAGATTCCTGTTCCAGCTAAGCGGCCTAGTACGTGAAAAGCCGTTAGTGACGGTCCCCAAGATTATTAATTTGTGTGATAACCTGTTGGCAAATCATGTCATTCGACGTACAGCCATTGCTTCGGTGCAAGCTCTTTCgcatgaaatatttctgcTGAGGCCTAGTCGCAATAGCATAGCACCCAAGCCTGTCGAGGCAGCGGAATGCAATACACAGAAAGAGGTGGTGCTAAACATGCTGATGAAATTTCCGGACGAGCTGGACGCCTATCGGATTATTCCGATGATAATGTACAGCGAGCGTTTACACGACGTTGACGGTACACACGCCGCCAATTGCGAATCGGATGTATTGACCGCTCTACTGCAAGTGCTGGGAGACGGAAAGCTTACGATAAAATGCGATACAGATTACTATATAGTGTTGCGCTTGTTTGAATGTCTCAGCCTTAATCAACTGCTAGAAAGCAAGGTGGTTCTTCGTTTGGTAGACATTTTCTACACCACCATCACAAACGACTCGTGGAAAACACTTCAAAAGATAACGTGTGCAGAAATGATCGTGCGGCAAGTATTTCAACAGACGGAAGAAATTTATCTACTGAATCATGTTGGATTGTACCTCCGCAAGGCAAAGGTGAATACGGATGAAGAAGCTACACACGAGGATGGAAATGTTGCCGATCGACTTACCGAAGATGACGTTCATTCGGCAGCACAAAGCTTAGTGGGAAAAATGGTACACTATCTTCGGGAATGTTTAACCATTTTGGATGATATTAATTTAACGTACAACGCAAACCCGGAGGATATTCGATTTACGTGCGATTCCATCCAGCGGTACATTTGCGCACTGAGCAACATGACCCGGTTTGCTGAAGTTAGCCGCGCGCTAGCCGAGCAGATACCATTGGAACTGATACATTGGTGTCGTTTACCTGTGGCAGTAGCACGTGCTTTAAGCGAAATGTTGATAAAGCATGGATTTGACTTGGAGCTAATGTTGTCGTTAATTCGAAACGATGAGTACAATGTGAGAAATGATCGTCTAGTCACTACATTGATTGAAGTACTGCTGGAATATAAACCGAACGAATCGAAATGGGCGCGCAAAGAAGTATGTGCACTGCTATCGACGGAAACTTCCCTGCTCTCGGTACATTTTCACCCTCTGCTACTATGCCACATTACGGACGAAGAATTTTCAAAGGAAATAGTAAAGATGATCATGATAACTTTGGAAGGAAAACTCACCCCTATTCAATGTTCGTTGTTGGAAAAAGCATCGCTTACGACGTTGCCGTTGATGTGTAACCGGCTAACAGATCTACTCGATGCGGTCAATATAGTGACATCGCGCAATGCTGCCCTTATCCTCGATCACAAACTGAGCGCGCTGGTGCAACTAGGTGCTGCAGGCCTTAAGGATAGTGCTGTTCTCACCGTACTGCCGGAAAGCGATTTCCATTACCTGTACTCGCGCTTCGGCACTGAACGCAGGCGAAAGTTTCCGAAGCTTTTTAAAACGCTGTCCCAACTGAAACAATACTATGAAGGAACTTCGGTGGACGAATGTACGGCTTCGGTTCTACCATCCATCGACACGATGACGTTAAAGGACGTAACCATCGACGAAGTTTGGTTTCTGCAGCAAGTTTCGTATCACTGTACCGAGACGTCTTACACGAAGCCTCGACACATAGCTAAAATGTTGCTGGAAATTAAATCCGAAAGCAAGCTCATCAATCTGCTCTCCAGTGGATCGCTTAATGTGCGGCTTTTGCGCGACATAATATCGGTAGCATTCGAGAGCATGTTCCACGCGTTCCGCACCGACTGTGTGCAGTACAATCCTCATCTCAACTACCTGAAAGTGCACCCGATGCTGAAGGTGgctttaattgttttaatgcgCAGgatgaacgaaacgaaacataaaccCCAGGAAGCAGCTGCAACGACATACTGTGCCGAATCTGTCATATGTTTCCTGGAGTATCTCAAGAAGCTGGAGCATCTATGCCTGTTCTACATCGAGGGCAAGTTTGTCGATCGCTTCATTAAGGAGCAACTGCTAAAGTCAAACTTTTTTGAAACACTGCTCACATTCGGGCGCGTTTGCGCGGAATCTCTGGAGCAAGAACCGTTGGAAAATGTTACACGCATCGAACTGTATCTGAAATGCATCGGAACCATCGTGCATCAACGGTATCTTTGGAATGAATTAAACCAGAACGATCGGTATCTTGATGCGGTGGATTATTACATCAAGGTGCTATATAAATTAATAGAACGATCGTTACTGGACGATCAACTGTTAGGTCGTCGCCAGTTGCCGCTCGTGTTTCAAGACTTTCAAACCAACCAAAGCTGCGCAATGGATGTTTATCTGAAGGCGATTGTATTGGCAGAATTTGTGTCGGATTCTACGAGAATGGCAATTCATCTTAGCATGGGCACTAACATGATTTCTTTAGTTGCTTCTATTGCCATACCATTGCTAAAATTGGACCGATTTTATCCTTACGCACTGACACCGTACGAACTGTACGAATGTTATGATTCGTTGGATGCATTAGAAAATGGCCACCCAAAGCTACCGACTGTACCAATCGAGCATTTGTATGACGTTGAGCTGCTagaaatgtttttaaagag AGCAAACGTATTCGGGTTTTCATCACGTCAACAATTTGAGGAACTGTTTATGTCGCTGATGGTGTTGCTTAATCGCTCGGAAGATCCTATTTTTGTGAGTCTACTGGAGCAACGGGAAATCAAAAACATGTGCCTGCAAGCTGTAATGTCGTTGCTACTGTCATGCTATCGATATCCCCGGATTGGTTTCGGCGAGGGTAAATTCCATCACACTACACGCAATCCAAAAGTTAAGTGTGAGACCATAGG GCTGAAGAAACTTCATAATGTTCAGCTCTCCATTCCCTTGAACAATGTATTTTATCAGCCTAATTTGGAGCGTAATTTACTAATCACTGCTATCGATGATCAGTATGCCCTTGACGATAGCTGTGTCGGCACGCTGCGGTTCGATCAGAATCAACTTTCGCTAGATTATTTCTGGGAGATAATAGAGCGTGCCAGTGACCAGAGCGGATGTAACGCACCGACCTTGGAATCGTTGGTCGTTTGCAATAAGCGTtattttgtagaaaaaatTAACATCGATACAACGAGCTCACTGCAGTTGATTTATGACGTGTTGAAGCAGTTGATCGAGGATGACCCGGCACTGGTGCTACCACATTTGGTGAGCTTCTGCGAAATAGTAGAAAATCGAGAGCAAATCTTTTGGTTAAACCAACTACTTCTAAAGCTGCAAGAGCGCGTTCCGATGGAAGATACAATTTCCCAGCAG CACATCATCTACTTGTTGTGTCGAATGGCGGCGCTTCTTATTCCAACGATGAGCGATCTAACACATCTGTGCACCATCATTCCGACGTACCTAAAAAGCACACAGCTGTACATTCGTAATGCAACGTTGCAAGGATTAATCTGTTTGCTAGAATGTCTCATCAAAACGAACACTTCAATTGGCACCATGAATGATGAACTACTGTTGCTGCGCAACGTCATAGTGAGCTACATCGTAAAGCACGGTATAATTGAAGAAAGCTCCGGAGCCTTCAGTGATCTTCATAATAAGCTCGTATGGACGCTAAACTTCTATCTAATCGAGCACACATCACGTTTCGTGTCAGATTGTAACCTTTTATCGAACAGCATTATCTCTGCCAACAATATCCTGAAACGGACAACCAATTTGGAAATTTATCTGTGTATTCTAAAC GGCTTGGAACGTTTGATCATCACCGATCGAGTGTCGCGTGCGTTGCatgaaaaaatagaaaagctTGCGATCGATCTGGTTAAAATTGACAACGAAATGTTTTCGCTGTCCGCGTTGAAGCTGCTGGTCACCTGCATCTATCGCAGCTGCAACGAGCAACTGGAAAGCACCGAACGCTGTAACGGCATTGTGCAGGACGAACCGGACATCATTGTGCAGCAGATCGACAAAATAGAGATACTTTTCGCTAAAATACGCACCACCACGCCGCAAGGGGCGAAAGTGTTTGGTGACGTGTTGTGTCAGCTGATACGCGACCTCCTTCCGCCGAACGAGATACTTACGAAAGTGTTTAAAGAGCTGATGCTAAACCAACCGAATCCCGACATCATTGCTGGCGTTACGTACCAGCTTTTCCGATCCGCCATCGATGCATCGTACTTGGCGCTGTTGCAGGAATGGTTGCTCTGCTCGTTGCCGAATTTTCTATCCTTCCCACAGGTGAACAAATCCGTATGGTGCCTAACGGTCATATTTCTTTCGGCATCGCTAAACCAACATCTGATCAAACTGCTACCGGAAGTGCTCTCGCTGCCTTCGTACCAACAGCTCAACGAAAgagaaattaacaactttatcATCTCAGCGAAGGATTTCTACTCACGTCTCGACCAGAATGGTAGCCAAAAGACGAAATTCAAGGAAATATTCCGACAGCATGATTCCTTCATATTTCAATGCCTTGTGCAGTGCTTGTAA